The following proteins are encoded in a genomic region of Nocardioides renjunii:
- a CDS encoding FhaA domain-containing protein, with translation MNPLQRFEQRLESAISGVFARAFRSAVQPVEIAAALQRECDNNAQVLSRQRRLVPNDFHVELSATDLERIVGLGRALEQDLVDQLQDHADAQGYVFTGPISIAFEPAEDLTTGRFRIRSKAQASVTDNDHRTRTRSSHATLEVNGTRHPLRPPGLVIGRGTEADLRINDPGVSRRHLELEVSIDGVEAVDLGSTNGILVDGTKVARARLRDGSTIKIGHTEMTVRIDGGRDEAGGWNV, from the coding sequence ATGAACCCCCTGCAACGCTTCGAGCAGCGGCTGGAGTCCGCCATCTCCGGGGTCTTCGCCCGCGCCTTCCGCAGCGCCGTGCAGCCGGTGGAGATCGCCGCCGCGCTGCAGCGCGAGTGCGACAACAACGCCCAGGTGCTCAGCCGCCAGCGACGCCTGGTGCCCAACGACTTCCACGTCGAGCTGTCGGCCACAGACCTCGAGCGCATCGTCGGCCTGGGCCGGGCGCTCGAGCAGGACCTCGTCGACCAGCTGCAGGACCACGCGGACGCCCAGGGCTACGTCTTCACCGGCCCGATCTCGATCGCCTTCGAGCCCGCCGAGGACCTCACCACCGGTCGCTTCCGGATCCGCAGCAAGGCGCAGGCGAGCGTGACCGACAACGACCACCGCACGCGCACCCGGTCCTCCCACGCCACGCTCGAGGTCAACGGGACCCGCCACCCGCTGCGCCCGCCCGGCCTGGTGATCGGCCGCGGCACCGAGGCCGACCTGCGCATCAACGACCCTGGCGTCAGCCGGCGCCACCTCGAGCTGGAGGTCAGCATCGACGGCGTCGAGGCGGTCGACCTCGGCTCGACCAACGGCATCCTGGTCGACGGCACCAAGGTCGCCCGCGCCCGCCTGCGCGACGGCTCGACGATCAAGATCGGGCACACCGAGATGACGGTTCGCATCGACGGCGGACGCGACGAGGCCGGGGGATGGAATGTCTGA
- a CDS encoding NUDIX domain-containing protein: MEQTDVRGRPGIDVPDARGRTGLDQVGRDLGGNPDVVVRDVELLAAGWHVLRRTTFDYRDSRGGWSTQQRETYDRGNGATILLHDRDRRTVLLTRQFRFPVYVNGHPDGMFVETAAGLLDDDDPLTAIRRETAEELGVTVGEVTPVFDLWMSPGSVTERLHFYAAPYTPADRTGAGGGLADEGEDIEVLELDVDDALARLGGEIADAKTVLLLQWAVLSGPFARR; the protein is encoded by the coding sequence ATGGAGCAGACAGACGTGAGGGGCCGGCCCGGGATCGACGTCCCCGACGCGCGTGGCCGCACCGGCCTCGACCAGGTCGGGCGCGACCTCGGCGGCAACCCCGACGTGGTGGTCCGCGACGTCGAGCTGCTGGCCGCCGGGTGGCACGTGCTGCGGCGCACGACGTTCGACTACCGCGACTCGCGCGGAGGATGGAGCACGCAGCAGCGGGAGACGTACGACCGGGGCAACGGCGCCACGATCCTCCTGCACGACCGCGACCGGCGCACGGTGCTGCTGACCCGGCAGTTCCGGTTCCCGGTCTACGTCAACGGGCACCCCGACGGCATGTTCGTCGAGACCGCGGCGGGCCTGCTCGACGACGACGACCCGCTGACGGCGATCCGCCGCGAGACCGCGGAGGAGCTCGGGGTCACGGTCGGGGAGGTGACACCCGTGTTCGACCTCTGGATGAGCCCCGGGTCGGTCACCGAGCGCCTGCACTTCTACGCCGCTCCCTACACGCCGGCCGACCGCACCGGCGCCGGCGGCGGGCTGGCCGACGAGGGGGAGGACATCGAGGTGCTCGAGCTCGACGTCGACGACGCGCTCGCCCGGCTGGGCGGCGAGATCGCCGACGCCAAGACCGTGCTGCTGCTGCAGTGGGCGGTCCTGTCGGGGCCCTTCGCTCGGCGCTGA
- a CDS encoding DeoR/GlpR family DNA-binding transcription regulator: MLVAQRRDFLLARLRDEGRVVAKDVAAELGVTEDAVRRDLRELAAAGLCQRVYGGALPVSPAVGDYAARGSVATDSKRRVAAAAVALVPSGSTVLLDGGTTALEVARALPADLAVTVVTHSVTVAAALVEHPTAEVVVLGGRLFKHSAVTSGAAAAEAAAAVSADLFFLGVTGVHPEAGLTTGDADEAAMKRLLADRAAETYVLASVEKMGAASPFGVLALDRVAGVITDAPADSRTVRELAALGVPVVDARAGSG; the protein is encoded by the coding sequence ATGCTGGTCGCACAACGGCGGGACTTCCTGCTCGCCCGCCTGCGGGACGAGGGGCGGGTCGTCGCCAAGGACGTCGCCGCGGAGCTCGGCGTCACCGAGGACGCCGTACGACGCGACCTGCGCGAGCTGGCCGCGGCCGGGCTGTGCCAGCGGGTCTACGGCGGCGCGCTGCCCGTCTCGCCGGCGGTCGGCGACTACGCCGCCCGGGGCAGCGTGGCGACCGACAGCAAGCGGCGCGTCGCGGCCGCCGCCGTGGCCCTGGTGCCGTCCGGGTCGACCGTGCTCCTCGACGGCGGCACGACCGCGCTGGAGGTGGCCCGGGCGCTCCCCGCGGACCTCGCTGTGACCGTGGTGACCCACAGCGTCACCGTCGCGGCGGCGCTGGTCGAGCACCCCACCGCCGAGGTGGTCGTGCTGGGTGGCCGGCTCTTCAAGCACTCCGCCGTCACGTCCGGGGCCGCGGCTGCCGAGGCCGCGGCGGCGGTGTCCGCCGACCTGTTCTTCCTCGGCGTCACGGGCGTGCACCCCGAGGCCGGGCTGACCACGGGCGATGCCGACGAGGCCGCGATGAAGCGGCTGCTCGCCGACCGCGCGGCCGAGACCTACGTGCTGGCGAGCGTGGAGAAGATGGGTGCCGCCTCCCCGTTCGGCGTGCTGGCCCTGGACCGGGTCGCCGGCGTCATCACCGACGCGCCGGCGGACTCCCGCACCGTGCGGGAGCTGGCGGCCCTCGGGGTGCCGGTGGTCGACGCCCGGGCCGGCTCCGGCTGA
- a CDS encoding glycoside hydrolase family 15 protein, which produces MPLRILTGPTALALVATALVAPSSAAAGPAVDDAPARGAKSQWTEADKAGFGTARTRRSNVWFTLQDGRVSEVFHPDLSTPSTRSLELVVTDGRSFTDLETEDVDVITTRPDERSLRFRQVGTATSGRYRITKTFVTDPRRDALVVRVRLESLDGGRYRLYAVHDPALANSGMNDSGRSGRDGLVATDRSEPVASALVSRPRFGRTSTGVLGRDDGWTDLEGDHRLDDGGRRAGPGNVVQTGRVSGITGLPGEQRATLVLGYGTDGRDALRTATATVRSGARATAARYDRGWHRYVRSLKRIPDSAAGVRAQYLASALVLAAAEDKLNPGALVASPSAPWVWGDEVKDLSSPSGAYHLVWSRDSYQFGTALWAMGDTAAARRSVDWLFDVQQQPDGSFPQNSDVEGTPVWSELQLDEVALPIVLAHLVGRDGPRTYRGVKRAANFLVRFRDEETGRRAPYSPQERWENQSGYSPNSIATQVAGLVCAADIARRNGDRASARRWLRLADRWHAKVKDWTVTTTGPLSEAPYFLRITKDGRPDRGTEYAIGDGGPSEVDQRRVVDPSFLDLVRLGLLPPDDRDVASTLAVVDADLRVETPNGPYWHRFSFDGYGETLDGGQWEITEDDTGTTLGRAWPLLNGERGEYAVTAGQDATVHLAAMAAAAGTSDMISEQVWDGRAPTGEACCPAGEGTRAATPLTWSHAGLVRLAWTMERGTPVDQPDVVARRYLR; this is translated from the coding sequence ATGCCCCTGCGCATCCTCACCGGCCCGACCGCCCTCGCCCTGGTGGCCACCGCCCTGGTCGCTCCGTCCTCCGCTGCTGCTGGTCCTGCCGTGGACGACGCGCCGGCGCGCGGGGCGAAGAGCCAGTGGACGGAGGCCGACAAGGCGGGGTTCGGCACCGCCCGGACCCGGCGGAGCAACGTCTGGTTCACGCTCCAGGACGGCCGGGTGAGCGAGGTCTTCCACCCCGACCTCTCCACGCCGAGCACCCGCAGCCTCGAGCTCGTGGTCACCGACGGGCGCTCGTTCACCGACCTGGAGACCGAGGACGTCGACGTCATCACGACCCGCCCCGACGAGCGGAGCCTCCGCTTCCGGCAGGTCGGCACCGCGACGTCCGGCCGCTACCGGATCACGAAGACCTTCGTCACCGACCCGCGGCGGGACGCGCTCGTCGTACGCGTCCGCCTGGAGTCCCTCGACGGCGGCCGCTACCGCCTGTACGCCGTCCACGACCCGGCGCTGGCCAACTCCGGCATGAACGACTCGGGCCGCTCGGGGCGGGACGGACTGGTGGCGACGGACCGCTCCGAGCCGGTCGCCTCCGCCCTCGTGTCCCGGCCGCGGTTCGGCCGCACCAGCACCGGTGTCCTCGGCCGCGACGACGGCTGGACCGACCTCGAGGGCGACCACCGCCTCGACGACGGCGGGCGCCGCGCCGGTCCCGGCAACGTCGTGCAGACCGGCCGGGTCAGCGGCATCACCGGCCTGCCGGGTGAGCAGCGCGCGACGCTGGTCCTCGGCTACGGCACCGACGGGCGCGACGCGCTGCGCACCGCCACGGCGACCGTGCGCTCCGGGGCCCGCGCGACCGCCGCGCGCTACGACCGCGGCTGGCACCGCTACGTCCGCTCGCTGAAGCGGATCCCCGACAGCGCGGCCGGCGTGCGGGCGCAGTACCTCGCCTCCGCGCTCGTCCTCGCCGCGGCGGAGGACAAGCTCAACCCGGGCGCACTGGTCGCGTCGCCGTCGGCCCCGTGGGTCTGGGGCGACGAGGTCAAGGACCTCTCCTCGCCGTCGGGCGCCTACCACCTGGTCTGGTCGCGCGACTCCTACCAGTTCGGCACCGCGCTGTGGGCGATGGGCGACACGGCGGCCGCGCGTCGGTCGGTCGACTGGCTCTTCGACGTCCAGCAGCAGCCCGACGGCTCCTTCCCGCAGAACTCCGACGTCGAGGGCACGCCGGTGTGGTCGGAGCTCCAGCTCGACGAGGTCGCGCTGCCGATCGTGCTGGCCCACCTCGTCGGCCGCGACGGCCCCCGCACCTACCGGGGCGTCAAGAGGGCGGCGAACTTCCTGGTGCGCTTCCGCGACGAGGAGACCGGCCGCCGGGCGCCGTACTCCCCGCAGGAGCGCTGGGAGAACCAGTCGGGCTACTCGCCCAACTCGATCGCCACCCAGGTCGCCGGCCTCGTCTGCGCCGCCGACATCGCCCGCCGCAACGGCGACCGGGCCTCGGCGCGGCGCTGGCTCCGGCTCGCCGACCGGTGGCACGCGAAGGTCAAGGACTGGACGGTCACCACGACCGGCCCGCTGAGCGAGGCGCCGTACTTCCTGCGCATCACCAAGGACGGCCGCCCGGACCGGGGCACGGAGTACGCGATCGGCGACGGCGGGCCGTCCGAGGTCGACCAGCGCCGCGTGGTCGACCCCAGCTTCCTCGACCTGGTGCGCCTGGGCCTGCTCCCTCCGGACGACCGCGACGTCGCCTCCACCCTCGCCGTCGTCGACGCCGACCTGCGCGTCGAGACGCCCAACGGCCCCTACTGGCACCGCTTCAGCTTCGACGGCTACGGCGAGACCCTCGACGGCGGGCAGTGGGAGATCACCGAGGACGACACCGGCACCACGCTGGGTCGCGCGTGGCCGCTGCTCAACGGCGAGCGCGGCGAGTACGCCGTCACCGCCGGCCAGGACGCGACGGTCCACCTCGCCGCCATGGCCGCGGCCGCCGGCACCAGCGACATGATCTCCGAGCAGGTCTGGGACGGTCGGGCGCCCACCGGCGAGGCGTGCTGCCCCGCCGGCGAGGGCACCCGCGCCGCGACCCCGCTCACCTGGTCGCACGCCGGGCTGGTGCGGCTGGCCTGGACGATGGAGCGCGGCACGCCGGTGGACCAGCCGGACGTGGTGGCGAGGCGCTACCTGCGCTGA
- a CDS encoding nitroreductase family protein encodes MTPQAPQPGAENLAEPLRSRFSVSVYDDSHRLTPEEVETLLRAAQWAPSAGNSQPWLFFVCVPGTANHDRLVAALSRGNSGWVPRASVVFVTAAHVRTGAEPDAPAYSDYALHDVGQAAAHLTLQARAMGLHAHQFAGFDHDALADALGVPPTHRLLTGIAVGVQGDPADVDERTAARDHRDRVRRPLGEWAFRGRFGELPIPDGLADSAS; translated from the coding sequence GTGACCCCCCAAGCCCCCCAGCCCGGCGCCGAGAACCTCGCCGAGCCGCTGCGGTCGCGCTTCAGCGTGAGCGTGTACGACGACTCCCACCGGCTGACCCCGGAGGAGGTCGAGACCCTGCTGCGCGCCGCCCAGTGGGCGCCGAGCGCGGGCAACAGCCAGCCGTGGCTGTTCTTCGTGTGCGTGCCCGGCACGGCCAACCACGACCGGCTCGTCGCCGCGCTCAGCCGGGGCAACTCAGGCTGGGTGCCGCGGGCCTCGGTGGTCTTCGTGACGGCGGCCCACGTCCGCACCGGCGCCGAGCCGGACGCCCCGGCCTACAGCGACTACGCCCTGCACGACGTCGGCCAGGCCGCGGCCCACCTCACCCTCCAGGCACGCGCGATGGGGCTGCACGCCCACCAGTTCGCCGGCTTCGACCACGACGCGCTCGCCGACGCGCTCGGCGTACCCCCCACCCACCGGCTGCTCACCGGCATCGCCGTCGGCGTGCAGGGCGACCCCGCCGACGTCGACGAGCGCACCGCGGCGCGCGACCACCGCGACCGGGTGCGGCGCCCGCTGGGTGAGTGGGCCTTCCGCGGCCGCTTCGGCGAGCTGCCGATCCCGGACGGACTGGCAGACTCGGCGTCATGA
- a CDS encoding glutathione peroxidase, translating to MTTLSDFSAVAIDGTDADLSQYAGKVVLVVNTASQCGFTGQYKGLQQLCDTYAERGLVVLGFPCDQFGGQEPGDEAEISDFCERNFGVTFPLFAKVEVNGSGQHPLFGWLKDSKGGMLGSKIKWNFTKFLVGRDGQVIERYAPTTEPEKLADDIEKALGAGQ from the coding sequence ATGACTACTCTCTCCGACTTCTCGGCGGTCGCCATCGACGGGACTGACGCGGACCTCTCGCAGTACGCCGGCAAGGTCGTGCTGGTGGTCAACACCGCCTCGCAGTGCGGGTTCACCGGGCAGTACAAGGGGCTCCAGCAGCTCTGCGACACCTACGCGGAGCGCGGCCTGGTGGTCCTCGGCTTCCCGTGCGACCAGTTCGGCGGCCAGGAGCCCGGCGACGAGGCGGAGATCTCGGACTTCTGCGAGCGCAACTTCGGGGTCACCTTCCCGCTCTTCGCCAAGGTCGAGGTCAACGGCTCGGGCCAGCACCCCCTGTTCGGCTGGCTGAAGGACTCCAAGGGCGGCATGCTCGGCAGCAAGATCAAGTGGAACTTCACCAAGTTCCTCGTCGGTCGCGACGGGCAGGTCATCGAGCGCTACGCGCCGACGACGGAGCCGGAGAAGCTGGCCGACGACATCGAGAAGGCGCTCGGGGCGGGGCAGTGA
- a CDS encoding glutathionylspermidine synthase family protein, with translation MWRHRSRPRPDWRTTVVEQGLVFPTTPRPDGSELPYWNEEAWYELTMEEVELLEAATEELWEMCLQAVSHMATTMTDQRLGLPAGTLDVVRRSIADGDPALYARFDLAYGADGSVKMLEINGDTPTGLVETGVIQWRWMEDVMPEMDQWNSVHDRLVAGWRKLRRSGHFPGQQLHLLYDLGEEDSYDGGEMEMTVGYLMDTAVQAGWIALAHPMAEVGWNPDAREYRDVHDDPVRTAFKLYAWEQMLAEPFGRFIVDRAERIPTKWIEPAWKVLLSTKALLPVLWELYPRHRLLLPAYFDEPRELERWVAKPLHGREGDNIRIHLDDMLEDVVMPGDYGAEGFVYQQYTDLPSFEGNRVVLGSWIVDGEAAGMLVRESDGMVTDYFSRVAPHVISDGLAPTEAQVAQWLAERVGPDAPTLPGQGR, from the coding sequence ATGTGGCGGCACCGCTCCCGCCCCCGCCCGGACTGGCGCACCACCGTCGTCGAGCAGGGCCTGGTCTTCCCGACCACGCCCCGGCCCGACGGCTCGGAGCTGCCCTACTGGAACGAGGAGGCGTGGTACGAGCTGACGATGGAGGAGGTCGAGCTCCTCGAGGCCGCCACCGAGGAGCTGTGGGAGATGTGCCTCCAGGCCGTCTCGCACATGGCCACGACGATGACCGACCAGCGCCTCGGCCTGCCCGCCGGCACGCTCGACGTGGTGCGACGCTCCATCGCCGACGGTGATCCCGCGCTCTACGCGCGCTTCGACCTCGCCTACGGCGCTGACGGCTCGGTCAAGATGCTCGAGATCAACGGCGACACCCCCACCGGCCTCGTGGAGACCGGCGTCATCCAGTGGCGCTGGATGGAGGACGTGATGCCGGAGATGGACCAGTGGAACTCCGTCCACGACCGCCTCGTCGCCGGCTGGCGCAAGCTGCGCCGCTCGGGCCACTTCCCGGGCCAGCAGCTGCACCTGCTCTACGACCTCGGCGAGGAGGACAGCTACGACGGCGGCGAGATGGAGATGACCGTCGGCTACCTCATGGACACCGCGGTCCAGGCCGGGTGGATCGCGCTCGCGCACCCGATGGCGGAGGTCGGCTGGAACCCCGACGCGCGCGAGTACCGCGACGTCCACGACGACCCGGTCCGCACCGCCTTCAAGCTCTACGCCTGGGAGCAGATGCTGGCCGAGCCGTTCGGCCGCTTCATCGTGGACCGGGCCGAGCGGATCCCGACGAAGTGGATCGAGCCGGCCTGGAAGGTGCTGCTCAGCACCAAGGCGCTGCTGCCGGTGCTCTGGGAGCTCTACCCGCGCCACCGCCTGCTGCTGCCGGCGTACTTCGACGAGCCGCGCGAGCTCGAGCGCTGGGTGGCCAAGCCGCTCCACGGCCGCGAGGGCGACAACATCCGGATCCACCTCGACGACATGCTCGAGGACGTGGTGATGCCCGGCGACTACGGCGCCGAGGGCTTCGTCTACCAGCAGTACACCGACCTGCCGAGCTTCGAGGGCAACCGCGTGGTGCTCGGGTCGTGGATCGTCGACGGCGAGGCGGCCGGGATGCTGGTGCGCGAGTCCGACGGGATGGTGACCGACTACTTCTCCCGGGTCGCACCGCACGTCATCAGCGACGGCCTCGCCCCCACCGAGGCGCAGGTCGCGCAGTGGCTCGCCGAGCGGGTCGGCCCGGACGCACCCACCCTGCCTGGGCAGGGGCGCTAG
- a CDS encoding DUF350 domain-containing protein — MSDLITALLHAVAYALVGGAMLVVAYYVLDLATPGHLGTHLRGVDENGVESVHAHSRSAGVVTSAWLVSNALVIFTAIWTNGETSLGWALGWTVSFAVLGIVLNTVMFFAVEAITPGNLRRIVTEPGPVRPLAYVAASVALSVGAIVCASIA, encoded by the coding sequence GTGTCCGACCTGATCACCGCCCTGCTGCACGCCGTCGCGTACGCCCTCGTGGGCGGCGCGATGCTCGTCGTCGCCTACTACGTGCTCGACCTGGCCACCCCCGGCCACCTCGGCACCCACCTGCGCGGGGTCGACGAGAACGGTGTCGAGTCGGTGCACGCCCACTCCCGCTCGGCGGGCGTCGTCACGTCTGCCTGGCTGGTCTCCAACGCGCTGGTCATCTTCACCGCGATCTGGACCAATGGCGAGACCTCGCTCGGGTGGGCGCTGGGCTGGACGGTGTCCTTCGCGGTCCTGGGCATCGTGCTCAACACGGTGATGTTCTTCGCCGTCGAGGCGATCACGCCGGGCAACCTGCGCCGGATCGTCACCGAGCCCGGCCCGGTCCGTCCGCTGGCCTACGTCGCCGCGTCCGTCGCGCTGTCGGTCGGCGCCATCGTCTGCGCCAGCATCGCGTGA
- a CDS encoding potassium channel family protein yields MAETDVDEADAVVARRVGFVTRPLRALVNAPHLLVVLVLAIWVGCSLTYSALEDKGPVEGLWWGIVTGSTVGYGDFYPATTAGRAVGAVLIVSMLVFVPIAIGHVIANLVHDKESLAVATVLEDVHERIDRLEHLTLASLESQHGREWLEQQLAAYDAADAARTDVAEEMLAMFARKNDPMDPSGGPR; encoded by the coding sequence GTGGCAGAGACAGACGTCGACGAGGCGGACGCCGTCGTCGCGCGACGCGTGGGCTTCGTCACCCGACCCCTGCGGGCGCTGGTCAACGCGCCGCACCTGCTGGTCGTGCTGGTCCTCGCGATCTGGGTCGGCTGCTCGCTCACCTACTCCGCGCTCGAGGACAAGGGCCCGGTCGAGGGGCTGTGGTGGGGCATCGTGACCGGCTCGACCGTCGGCTACGGCGACTTCTACCCCGCGACCACGGCGGGCCGCGCGGTCGGCGCCGTCCTCATCGTGTCGATGCTCGTCTTCGTGCCGATCGCCATCGGCCACGTCATCGCCAACCTGGTGCACGACAAGGAGTCGCTCGCGGTGGCGACCGTGCTCGAGGACGTGCACGAGCGCATCGACCGCCTCGAGCACCTCACCCTCGCCTCGCTGGAGTCCCAGCACGGCCGCGAGTGGCTCGAGCAGCAGCTCGCGGCCTACGACGCCGCCGACGCGGCACGCACCGACGTCGCCGAGGAGATGCTCGCCATGTTCGCCCGCAAGAACGACCCCATGGACCCTTCCGGAGGACCACGATGA
- a CDS encoding NAD-dependent malic enzyme, whose product MAATASSYSITMRLYTAPDHSVVGAVATTIARNGGVVTAIDVADSRHDRLTVDVTCSAADATHSQELVASVAEVEGVTVHKVSDRTFLLHLGGKIEVTSKVPLRTRDDLSMAYTPGVGRVSMAIHDNPEDVRKLTIKGNSVAVVTDGSAVLGLGNIGPGAAMPVMEGKAALFKRFADIDAWPICLASQDTDEIVRAVEMIAPGFGGINLEDIAAPRCFEIEARLRESLDIPVFHDDQHGTAIVVLAALTNALRCVDKQLTDVRIVVSGAGAAGTAIVTLLLAAGAQDVVVVDREGALAEGDGSLSAAHTELASATNPRRATGSLQDVLVGADVFVGVSAPGILDPEWLPTMADKPVVFALANPDPEIDPAEADKYAAVVASGRSDYPNQINNVLAFPGVFRGLLDAGADEVTIDMLLRAAQAIADTVKPEELHPSFIIPSVFHPDVTKRVASAISGREG is encoded by the coding sequence ATGGCAGCAACCGCATCGTCGTACTCGATCACCATGCGGTTGTACACCGCTCCCGACCACAGCGTCGTCGGCGCCGTCGCGACGACCATCGCGCGCAACGGCGGGGTGGTGACCGCGATCGACGTCGCCGACTCGCGCCACGACCGCCTGACCGTCGACGTGACCTGCTCCGCGGCGGACGCCACGCACAGCCAGGAGCTCGTCGCCTCGGTCGCCGAGGTGGAGGGCGTGACCGTCCACAAGGTCAGCGACCGGACGTTCCTGCTGCACCTCGGCGGCAAGATCGAGGTCACCTCCAAGGTGCCGCTGCGCACCCGTGACGACCTCTCGATGGCCTACACGCCGGGCGTCGGCCGGGTGTCCATGGCGATCCACGACAACCCCGAGGACGTCCGCAAGCTCACCATCAAGGGCAACTCCGTCGCCGTCGTCACCGACGGCTCGGCGGTGCTCGGCCTCGGCAACATCGGCCCGGGCGCCGCGATGCCGGTGATGGAGGGCAAGGCCGCGCTGTTCAAGCGCTTCGCCGACATCGACGCGTGGCCCATCTGCCTGGCCAGCCAGGACACCGACGAGATCGTCCGGGCGGTCGAGATGATCGCCCCGGGCTTCGGCGGCATCAACCTCGAGGACATCGCCGCGCCCCGTTGCTTCGAGATCGAGGCCCGGCTGCGCGAGTCGCTCGACATCCCGGTCTTCCACGACGACCAGCACGGCACCGCGATCGTGGTGCTGGCGGCCCTCACCAACGCGCTGCGCTGCGTCGACAAGCAGCTGACCGACGTGCGGATCGTGGTCTCGGGCGCCGGTGCCGCTGGTACGGCGATCGTGACGCTGCTGCTCGCCGCGGGCGCCCAGGACGTCGTGGTCGTCGACCGCGAGGGGGCGCTGGCCGAGGGCGACGGGTCGCTGTCCGCCGCCCACACCGAGCTGGCCTCCGCCACCAACCCGCGCCGCGCCACCGGCTCGCTGCAGGACGTGCTCGTCGGTGCCGACGTCTTCGTCGGCGTCTCCGCACCGGGCATCCTCGACCCCGAGTGGCTGCCGACGATGGCGGACAAGCCGGTGGTCTTCGCCCTGGCCAACCCCGACCCGGAGATCGACCCGGCCGAGGCCGACAAGTACGCCGCCGTCGTGGCCTCGGGGCGCTCGGACTACCCCAACCAGATCAACAACGTCCTCGCCTTCCCCGGCGTCTTCCGCGGCCTGCTCGACGCCGGCGCCGACGAGGTGACGATCGACATGCTGCTCCGCGCGGCCCAGGCCATCGCCGACACGGTGAAGCCCGAGGAGCTGCACCCGTCCTTCATCATCCCCAGCGTCTTCCACCCCGACGTGACCAAGCGGGTGGCGTCGGCGATCAGCGGCCGGGAGGGCTGA